GACGCAGGTGACCGAGGGCGGACCGGCCCAGCGGGCAGGGGTGCGCCGCGGGGACATCGTCATGGAGGTGGACGGGCGCTCCACCGTGGGCATGCCGCCCCAGGACGTGGTGCGCCGGCTGCGGGGCCTGCCGGGGACCACCGTGACCATCCGCCTGCGCCGGGGCGGCCACGATGTCGTGGTCACGCTGGTGCGCGAGCTCATCGGGGTGACGCTCACCACCTACCGGCGCATCGAGACGGTTGGGTACATGCGCCTGCGGGAGTTCGAGCAGGGGGCCGGCGAGGAGGCCGCCGCGGTCCTGGCCGAGCTCATGCGCGCCCCGCTCACCGGCGTGATCCTGGACCTGCGCGGCAACCCGGGCGGGTACGTGGAGGAGGCGGTCCGCGTGGCCAGCCTCTTCCTCGCCCCCGGCGCGCTGGTCACGACGCTGGTGGACCGGCGGGGCGACCGCGCCCGCTACCCGGCTGTGCCCATGCCGGTGCGCTGGTCGGGGCCGGTGGTGGTGCTGGTGGACCGGGAGAGCGCCAGCGCCGCAGAGATGGTGGCGGGAGCGCTGCAGGACGCGGGCGCGCCCGTGGTCGGGGTGCGGACGTTCGGCAAAGGGACGGTGCAGGTGACGCGTCGCCTCCCGGGCGGCTCCGTGCTGCGCCTCAGCGTGGCCCGCTACCTCACCCCCCACGGCACGCTGGTGGATGGCATGGGGATCCAGCCGGGCATCGAGGCCGAGGCGGCGGGCGGGGCCATCGGCTCAGACGATGACCGGGCGCTGCTCGCCGCCCTGCAGCTGCTCGGCGCCCGAGCCTTGGGCATGCAGGCGGCGGCC
The window above is part of the Armatimonadota bacterium genome. Proteins encoded here:
- a CDS encoding S41 family peptidase, which produces MAGGALAQALALLVALTLAGPAPAVRAQTPVEPAPPAWAQTLDLGAQAFEAAYLILSRQHLRILPPRDLLQAAVNGLNLFLRDRGMAYIAVTLSGVESRDLPAVREAVARVGMRLGTPALALDAGHAAIEGMIRALEDPFTRLLHPTTGRQVQPAGYGGVGVVLDLTVHPPVVTQVTEGGPAQRAGVRRGDIVMEVDGRSTVGMPPQDVVRRLRGLPGTTVTIRLRRGGHDVVVTLVRELIGVTLTTYRRIETVGYMRLREFEQGAGEEAAAVLAELMRAPLTGVILDLRGNPGGYVEEAVRVASLFLAPGALVTTLVDRRGDRARYPAVPMPVRWSGPVVVLVDRESASAAEMVAGALQDAGAPVVGVRTFGKGTVQVTRRLPGGSVLRLSVARYLTPHGTLVDGMGIQPGIEAEAAGGAIGSDDDRALLAALQLLGARALGMQAAA